The DNA sequence CGCACTGTGATTGGCTACCTGGTGGTCATTACTTTCCCATATTGCCTCAGCGGACATTACGGAATTGCTTTTTGCCCTACGGGAAATTTTCACGGCCAAAAATTCGATATGAAAATGTCATACAATTAACAACATACTAGCCTCGATCGTTCAGTCATGCCTCGCAAATTCCCGGTCGATACGCCAAAGCCTCTGTTTGATATTTGCCGTATTTACGTGACCTCTATCTCGGTTAGAAAGTAGTTAGTATTACCTTGAATGATACTGGATAAAAAAGCAAATGTTTAATATGTAAAGAATTCATAATCTACCATTCGAAGATCACCTCCGTACTTAAAGGAATCAGCGCCAGTTAAATACCATATTGTTTGATGCGATTAAGTGTATGTAGCGCTTCCTTTTACGGTTATGGTGAATTCATCGGAGAGCAAATCATATCAAAGTGGTAGAGATGTCATGAGCCGTAAACCCTAGAAGTTTCACCGAAACCCTAACACTGTTTTTCAATTGCTTGTCCTAAAGTCACAGAGATACGATAAAACTTCTCATCTTTCCTTTATTGCTTGTCCAGAAATCATAACAATACGATAAAACGTCACTACTCTCTGCCATTTCTTGTCCAGAAGTCGAAGAAATTCGATGAGACTTCACTACCTTCTCTCCCTGCTTGTCCTAAAGTCGCAGAGATACTATAATAATACGATATTACACATCTTTCTGTCCTTGCTAGTTCGTGAGTACAAGAGATATGATAAAACTTCTCATATGTCCGTCATTGCTTGTCCAGAAGTCAAAGAAACACAATGAAACTTAAGTACCTTCTCTCGTGGCTTGTCCAGAAGTCAAAGGAAGACAATAAAAAGTCAATACCTTTTTTCCTTGCTTGCAGGTAGTGAATGGGACTACGTCATTCTTTCACTGGTCCGCTCTCTACCCAAGGACGAAATCGAGGCTGAGCCGTCTTCAAAGTGGCTAGGTGACAATCTGGGTTTCCTGAGGGACGAACACCAGATCAATGTAGCGTTGACTCGCGCCAGGCGCGGTCTCTGCATTATCGGTAAGTATTTTTCTTCACTTTACATTATATGACTCGagcaaacaaataaacatgAGCTCTATTTTGCTTGATGGATCGTTGTGGCAAAGATAGATCATAAGGACTACGATTATGGCCATGACAAATATGATGATCGTTGTTATCGTAATACTGATGGTAGTTATGCTGATGGTTTCATAACGTGTGATGTGGATGATGACGATCAAGACGATGATTATGACAATTAAGATGACGATAATGACGCTTATGATGATTTTATGATACCAGTTATTGTGGCGATGGGGATAGAAGTGacaaaatacaataataattaagaaTGAGGTCTTCAAAGCCGTAGCTAGAAAACTTTGTACAGAGGGGCAAGcctcaaatattttcttttatttggtACGGGGCAGAGGCTATCTTCATGTCTTTTGTTATTCCCTGCTCTGCTAAGGAGCAACTTCCCGCGTTGGAAAATTCTCCTTGTTTACCGGCCAATAGTTCTGTTACGACCTTTGTCGTGTTGACATTGTCTTATGTAATTACAGGAAACAAAAACCTAGTTGAGCTGGATCCCACATGGAGCGCGCTGTTAAGCCACTACGAGCAGAGTGAGACAATCGTTGATGAGGCCTGGCCGTGGAACTAAATAAACTACGACAACAACTTCTACAGAGATACCAGTAGAAACAACATAAATAGCAGCggcagcaacaacaaccatGCAACAAACCCAGTTCAAACGCTGCTATCTGCCAGTTATCTTTTACCACTATTGCTAACTTTACAAAAGTTATTTTAACACTTCATGTCCATAgatccgacttgcgtgacaatgtTCAAACCTCGtaatttaagaaaaaacaGCTCTCCCTGCTGATACTTTATGAATAGAATATTTAGTTGTAGGATGAAATAAAACTCACCGCTATTCAAGCGAAAGTAATTCACAATTGCGTAGGGATACATAGCCTAAGAAACCAtgcgtcacgcaagtcggatcGGGGGGTCTTAACCCCACTGCTTCTGGTACGTGACCTTCTATGAGGTGGTTGTCACTTCTGTTGCGTGACCTTCTATGAGGTGGTTGTCACTTCTGTTGCGTGACACTCTATGAGGGGGAGGTCACTTCTGGTGCGTGACACTCTATGAAGGGGAGGTCACTTCTGGTGTGTGACATTCTATGACGGGAATTCACTTCTGGTGCGTGACACTATGAGGGGAGGTCACTTCTGGTGCGTGACACtctagggaggggaggtgaCTTTTGGTGCGTGACACTTTGAAGGGGAGGGAACTTCAGATGCGTGACACTCTATGAGGGGGAGGTCACTTCTTGTGCGTGACACTATGAGGGAGAGGTCACTTCTGATGCGTGACACTCTATGAGGGAAGGTCACTTCTGGTTCGTGACACTCTATGAGGGGAGGTCACTTCTGATGTGTGACACTCTATGAGGGGGAGGTCACTTCTTGTGCGTGACACTCTATGAGGAGAGGTCACTTCTGATGCGTGACACTCTATGAGGGGAGGTCACTTCTGGTTCGTGACACTCTATGAGGGGAGGTCACTTCTGATGCGTGACACTCTATGAAGGGGAGGTAACTTCTGGTGCGTGACACTCTATGAGGGGAGGTCACTTCTGATGCGTGACACTCTATGAGGGGAGGTCACTTCTGGTGCGTGACACTCTATGAAGGGAGGTCACTTCTGATGCGTTACACTCTATGAAGGGAGGTCACTTCTGGTGCGTGACACTCTATGAGGGGAGGTCACTTCTGATGTGTGACACTCTATGAGGGGAGGTCACTTCTGGTGCTTGACACTATAAAGGGGGGTCACTTCTGGTGCGTGACACTCAATGAAGAAGAGGTTACTTCTGGTGCGTGACACTCTATGAAGGGGAGGTAACTTTCTGTGCGTGAAACTATGAAGATAGGTCAATTTTTACACTCAATGAAAGAAGGTTACCTATAAAGCGTGACACTATGAATGGAGGTCATTTCTGGTGCGAAACTTATGTGGCCTATGgaaattattttatatttaatttCTACATATTCCCGGTTTTGCAATCATCAGATGCACTGCAAGTTTGGgcagtttttaaaatttttaaaaagtcaaaaattatttttatagaataGTTTTAGCTATAGAATAGTTTTTTTAACTAAGCTTTTAACATTTAAAGTTGTAGTTATGTTTTTCATCTACAAAAGGAGGCTAGAATTTACCGCTTGTTTCAACATTTTGTACATTCCCTGTACATTTTGATCCAAAAACTTACAGCATAGTCGATGCACGAAGGCGAAGGATAATTTACTTAAAAGTTCATATTCAATACATACAAATGTTATGCAAAACGCTCGATATACTTAACTTTAGAGTTACAATGCAATAATTGAGATTACATCGCCAAATCATAGTTAAATCATGGTGTTTAGAAAAggtgtttagaaaaaaatccaAATCAGGATCCAATTCAATACGCACAAACAGGTTACGGATAATGTTTTATATACTGTAATTTAGAGTAAACATAATTAATTTTGCGACTTTCCAACTTTCTAGCATGAACTTACAAATTTTGACCTTTGCTTGCTACTTAAAATGCCCGACATAACAATGCATCATAGGAAAGATGAGCTGGCCTCTTTAATATTATACAAGCATTTTGGTCACAAGGCTGGAGGTCCGAATGTACCCTACCACAAACAACCAATGTGTCAGTTTAATGCGAGAGGACGAAATGAGTCAAGTTATAATACATCTATTATAATTGAGACCCCACATGTCTCCTTTGCTTAACTACCTAATCAAAGCTTGTAAGATTCATTCAATCAAAATTGTACTCAAtaaactttctttttttttttttactgtttctTTTATTGATACTAACAACCTGCACAGGCAGTCACTAGAGCACTTATTTCAGCCGTAGTACGTTTTTTCATTCGTAGCTTTTAACTCcaatataataaaaacaaaaagcaaattatACAGCTTATGAATCAGGCAGGAAATTTCTTcgtcagaaagggtttattttcattgacaTATTTTTTCGTTgatctctggtgtgacgggcacAGTCTTTCGGTGTTTTGGTTTAtatttgccactcaaaaagtcacgaGACTTCTAAGTGTATGTCGCCTAttgaataatgataataataatcatcatcagttTATTATAACCCTTGATTGTAGTCTCCTGGACTAAATTACATGGGTGGTCAGCTTTTGGAACATACACATTTATAGAAGTTGCGAAATTGCCGTGGCTGTAGGCAGCCCAGAAGCCGCACAAGGTATTGTTTGTGTTTGATTTACCTAATAATAGCTAGTTTTAATTCCTTCATAACATTTTTGCTCACACGTTTTCTTTGAATCTTTAAATGTAGCTTTAAGGACATTTTTCGAGCGAGAGGTATTTCAAGTCAAGCTAAAGCgacaataaaaatacattgTTGAGTACAATGCCTACAATTGTACAATGCCTACAACAGTACAAGTCGATCCGAGGCTAGCCCATCCCCGTAACACGCTCATCTATAACTTTTTTGCCTGTTTATACATTTTCAAAGTAAAAGCAGGATGTGTGGCTTATGGATGTGTATGTTTAATTTTGCTTTCAAACAAGAATAAAGAATAAATATGCATTTAACCACAGGGAGACCGATGCGCGTTAGTCTAGTCGTAATAAATATACCCAACCCTGCTGGTGAACGAGTCACGTGACACAGTCCTGGTGGAATTGTTGAGCTCACAGCTTCTATTTCCCGCCATGCCTCGATACTCGTAGTTGAACGAGTAGCACGCGGGATCGCCCAGGCACCACGTGAAACACTCCATCAGATCACTCACGAGCTGCGTGCTCGTCACGTGGCCATGGAGTGCAAAGTCCAAACTTGATATGCTTGCGATCATACTTTGTGGGGAGCGCAAGGTGTAGCCTAGACAGGGAGAAGGACATTGTAAGGCGATAAGTGTAGCTTGGACGTGTAAGTGAAGGGGTGGAATGATGAATATGGTGATAAGCCTTTGGTGGGCTTGGCCACATGGTATCTATGCTTGCCTACACCTTACTCTTGCATATGGATGGCGTGACATACCTGTCTATCATATGGCTTGCGTGACATACCTCTCTTGCATCATATGGATGGCGTGACATATCTCTCTGGCGCATAAATGGCGTGACGTTTCCTATCTTGCATGAGGATGGCGTGACATACTCTCTTGCAAATGGATGGCATGACATACCTTCCTTTCAAATGGATGGCGTGACATACCTCTCTTGCATATGGATGGCCTTAGGTTGCTGCATTTGACGTCATTCCATAGACCACTCCTCACGTACAGCTCCACGCACTTCTCTTGGCCTTCGTAGTTGTTTGGCTCGCCTGAATTCCAGTTTCTAAACGTCAGATTGCAGTTATCAGTCCACCGAAAACTACCGTCGACCTGGAAACAATAACTTtgttatagcggagccagcgcggccgtaggccgcgcgcggagccccataggtatagagaAATGCTCTATAACTAGGCGACTCAATTTTTGTggacaatgacgtcattgtcacAAGCTGCCAGCCAGCCGCGATCTGCCTCGGCACAGGCCTCCAGAGCGCGCAAAACAATATGGCGGATGAGTATTTGTGCCCCTCTAAAAAACACACGAAAACTGACTGCAGAAAAGCCAAGAAATGTCGAAAAAGGAGtgcttgaaaaaaatcattcgTGGGAATGCTAACCACGGATATGAACTTGTCTAATTATGTACAAAAGACTGTGTAAAAGCATGGTTGAAAGTTTTGAAGAGTCAAGTCTTGTGCTCGAGTCAAGGTCAGCTGAAATGTCAGAGTAAGCCACAAGATaaagaaaggaaaaacaaGGACACCTTCTCTGACAATTGCACctatgtatttgtttttgcaCTGGCAGACGTAGgtaagttattattattgttaaagTACTTAGTAAAGTGCTTATTAAAGTACTTAGCGGAACGATCTTTCGgagatgttttgttttcaaactttGAACACCTTTTTCATTGTTGAATTTAATTTACTTTATGTACTTTCCTCAGGGAATAAATATTCTAGGCTGTATTTATCAAATTCTATCTCTAAATCTGCCATTCACCATCTATCATAGGATAATTATAACTACTATTCATGAATAAATTGAGTATAAGTTGCCAGAGCTGTCAACTCTGtgacaagattttggaccttatcataaacctaatttttgtgagaatgttcatacattttctgtattcatccgcattggctctcttggtttttttttcacatatttgctgtgtttcattcatttttacaagatttctgtccgagtttggttgacagctatgatatactagaaataaaaccaaacGTGAAGGAAGTGGAGAAATGGTTTCCTTAGACCTTAAAGAAATTGAGAGCTGGTCTCCTAAAACCCTAAGTATATTAgtaatttgtgaaaaacaaaatatatttgataaacacttgaaatttaaatcgaCTATTGGGGGGACTTATGTTTTTCATAGAAACGCTTTGCGTAGATAAAAAATTGCCAATtgttaatctacgtcgggcgcGTTttgcgtagataaacaattttCAATTGTTAGTCTACGTCGGGCGGGGTTCGGctagataaacaattggcaaTTGTTAATCCCGCGCGAAGCGCTGCGGGACTGGGATCACATGTATGCGCGCGCGCATAGAAACGAGAGGGACCAGCGCCGCGCCCCCCAGCCCACAGCGCTTCACCATGGCCGGGCGGGGTCCGGGTGCGCTTCGCGCAAAAGAGATCGGCGACGCCGGGCGGGGTCCGTGTGCGCTTCGCGCAACAGGGGCTTGCGTGCGCGCATAGAAATGGGATAACCCGCGCCACGCCCCGCCGCGCCCCCCAGCCCATTCTCCGTTGTTTTTTGTATGCCCAGcacttgccgttccggcggcggCATACCCAACgccagcgcttgccgttccggcggcggTATACCGCGCGAAGCGCTGAGGCCTCGTGGGAGTGGGGTCGCTTAAAGCGTTTGCTTACCTCCGGTAGCGCCTcgtttgccgttccggcggcggTAACatgtgggaaccttgcaattagacccccgtctgtcctgtagtataCCGAGCATTCGAAGGATGAAGCGCGGAAACgattactgcgggtggctaaaggtcggccatacaaacacgtgtggccagaggtgcatagacacctactgcaaggtgcacctccaaaggctccgtaagggcagccctctccccgtgccgtgcaggatctgcggcatagggacgcagtcggagacgcggttgtgtcgcccctgcggagcaaatcgtgtagggcagaggatgcgaggcaccgagaggcgcgctcgagaacggttcgcactcgtcctgtctgatatCGTAGCCCGAGATACGGGCAATtcgagactgggtggcacaaggcatacccaaacactcgtcccgccggctgcgatacgggcaattagagactgggtggcacaaggcatacccaaacactcgtcctgtctgatgCAGCAGGGCTGCGacacgggcaattagagactgggtggcacaaggcatacccaaacatggacgcttacatagaggaggttctcaatagcatgcctgacaaagaggcgcccgcagtactggcagggctggtccagaacatcctgggcGAGGGCATCCCCAAggatgtcaaacacaagctgcttaagccgctcgtaccggcgaAAGCGCGGCCAGAGGAAGTCTGGAGCGAGTTCGACCCTTTGCTGCCGGAACGGCGGAAAAAAGGCCCAgagggcttagaccccgagaagtactattctctcttcgtcggcggcgcccatcttcgattcccaagcgtggatgccactctgcggggccaagacataagcgccggtgtttaccaggagatacgagattTTGGTGGAGCAGGGGACATTGCTCcaaagccggttatgcgggggcctgatattaatgacgatggctcggtgtggtgggtctcgcacgagcgagagtctcttcGGGCAAACGCAGTTTTGCCACCGGTGcttgagatggtagaccctgaccggcgttacagactctttacggtcgttggtaaggcccccgcagagccattggcgccaatcacggaggaggaagggcgctcggagcacaagattggtgggtcgttagtcaaaagaggggaccaaatcgcagtcggcgccctggaaggcatcgatgcgggtatttgggagaaaggacgagagtacctcgtctacgtgagatacgagcttcgccctttacctgagcaaaatggtgagcctgggcctatgtttgagcgagagggggGTAACACCTccgctaactgtgttgtgagttatgttgccgacttcttgaggaatcgctgCACCTCGCACTCCCtcggtctaaccaagacacgaggcaagatcctcaaGCGGGTAACGTTCTGTGGGACTAggggaagtacaagactaaggcgagggtcactatcccttgccacaataaccacgcctgggcagAGCTTCAGAccgaaccacctgcgatcacAAGCGTCCAccgcctagacttcgaggctgagggggagcttcgttagctatgtcaggagaaggctctaaccagtgccgccacataaacgcgcgaggcaaaagtgcgagaggtgctcattcgctttataaacagggcgatccccagaagcacgaggatctggctgtgcgggcgcgttatagtcacgcacgaaggcaaactgtaccgatcgggacaggaCAGagcggctatcgacagggcgtttacagacgagacaggacatgatcctcaatggctccctgatgatcacccagccttccaagagtacaccgaagctacgcactcgatgggcggcgcaataggttatcgcttcaagaagtcgacccaaagagaaaacatcaggccaacgcctcttaaatacagggacgtctggcgagcggcgcaggttgagtccaaagtgtggaatagcaaggaaaacttaggggcgcagcctcatgcgtgcgacgtacctaggatgcgaggacagtgtcttcggcggcgcctcggacgccattgatttggtacggaaatacggcttccctacgaacgtgtggatgttgtgggacggccattgagcgaggttcttcaactaaccggggtcattcagctgaccgagtgggagttctctgaggcctgccacccctacacttccgggagggtagggcagcactttgaacaaaacgagggctggatcaccacgccagagctcaaggacctgttagactcgggtgacctcgtcatggccacggcaagggaggtgttgtacagcgtcggaaaaaaggactccatcataTTCCCCCACtccagcgcttgccgttccggcggcgaagactTGCAGTATcctgagggtcgagatctcgctgtccgtttcgtaggtaagtgcgctcgccatggcgacgattcctcgatcgtagttcgccaccgtgaagaagccgcgtatctgacaaacctccttgcgggcaccgaccactcacttaacttcgagcatgccgacggggctcatctgatccaatacaaagacggtgtccgaCGCTCACACTGGTACCATATCAGTGCCTTCgccttggcgtacacaaacatagcgttgcgacgcatgttgaggcggattcctcgcgaagacgtccttcGGGTGTGCACAGacgccatatacgcaaaggcggtgcccagtggtgtaaagctcgtggagcgaaatccgaggtatggagagtggcgccacaagaagcctgggttCGAGTGGCGgcccgaagcggcttggggtccgaagaattcggggagcttggccaaggagccaagcactgggccgagtctgccgtgcgatctattggccgcaacctctgcaaagatgtatctagccggccaaggaggatcggggaagaccgagtgggcggtgagcatgttccgcggccgcaacgttgtggtgctcactcCCGAGAaagacctcgcccacgaccatcgcaataacccgcgcctcgcggtgaaggctcaaacctaccaccactacctctgcataccagcagagaagccgatagagtggaaaccttccgagctggggcacaaactcgaccgtctcgcaggtgtaatcatcattgacgagtgctgtaaggtacagaaTAAAGAGCTACGCGGCATCCTAgagtatctcgccacgcggccgtgtcaggtaatgtgttgtggcgactattggcaggtcccgccctggggagataaagaggggcctcatgATATGCTcgaggagtgggcacaagggaacatccgctggttcgagtccgactaccgctgcctgtgtgaagactgcggaaggccgtacagtacatgcgactgcggctctgccgcgccctcctccaggctccacgacataaaggacCGGATTTGGTGTCGGTCAGATTCCCAACAGCCTGAGGTGTTTtgagaggagtgggatggggtagcgttcgacgcggcgatcgagcaggcccacccaagcgatatgtgggtgtgctcgaccaacaagatgggggctcttgttcagcagcgattggtagagcaccacagaAAAAACCACCCCCGagtgccagcaaccatccgctttgaccccgatcctagcgtcgcgcatcgttatcgcaagcaagggcggccagtgcccgtgccaggcaaaaggggtgagaaggtcgacgcatACAatggcacggtagtcgaggtccctctcgacgcggtccttaacgggcttcccctcgggtggaaatacgcgggctggggaaccgtccaccgggtgcagggcaagactattcagactccaagacgtctgtttatcaaAGACCACaacttagagggctggatcacgaatgctgtatacaccggcatctcccgcgtgcggcacgccgaccagatagtccgcgtgatcccccccgataACACCCCCCG is a window from the Nematostella vectensis chromosome 9, jaNemVect1.1, whole genome shotgun sequence genome containing:
- the LOC116615050 gene encoding galactose-specific lectin nattectin, which encodes MNFMVFIFGIYFVMGYGEWMQNDDELCGAGWKSYGDQCYRIQVAEKSWEESRDDCAATQSELIKITDQSELDFVYHTFVRPLHGPSAWIGLSKVDGSFRWTDNCNLTFRNWNSGEPNNYEGQEKCVELYVRSGLWNDVKCSNLRPSICKRGYTLRSPQSMIASISSLDFALHGHVTSTQLVSDLMECFTWCLGDPACYSFNYEYRGMAGNRSCELNNSTRTVSRDSFTSRVGYIYYD